The sequence below is a genomic window from Sulfuracidifex metallicus DSM 6482 = JCM 9184.
ACAGTAATTGGTAGCTTAAGTTTTCAACTATTAATGGCGATACGATGGAACTTACGATCCCGCTAAATTGCCAGAAGAAGTTTGCGAACCCAGACACTCCACCACTGTTCTTCCCTCCAATGAACGCGAGGGCACTTGAATGGGAGGGAGTTATTATAAACCTTACGAATCCCATAGCTAAGAAGAGTAAGGAAAGAGGAATTAGAAACTTGTACGTGAAATCTATGAGCAATATGAAAATCCCGTACATTCCTACGAAAGTTAACAAGGATCTTCTAGTTCCAATGATATCAAGTATTCTTCCTGAAATTATAGTGGAAGGAATTCCAGCTATCGCGGTGAAGGAATAAATGACTCCAGCGATTATCGGGTTATAATGTACGATTAAAAGGAATTTGTACAGGAAAAGCGTTAAGCTCCAGTAAGAGAAGAAGAACATGAACCCACCTGCGGAGATTGCAATTACTCTTATATCTTTAGCGAAGGATATCGACCTTCTGGAAATGGGCTTTCTCTCTTCTCTTATTACCTTCCATGATACTATGGAGAGGGCTAATGTCATGAAGAATAGAACGATGTAAGGTAACTCCCAGTTTATCGTAGCCAAAGGAGGAATTAGAAACCCCGAAGTAACAATAGACAGAGGCCAAGCCAGGCTGTAAAGTCCGATCGCATTGTGGAGATCCCTCCCCTTATAGTTGCCCGAAATTACTTTTATTGTAGTTGGATATATCCAGCCAGCAGATAATCCCATTACTAGACTACTTACATATTCCCAAAAGATTGAAGGGGAGATTGCTGACCCTAAAGATGCAATTGACAGTCCTAAAAGAGAACCTACCATTACCTTTCTCGGACCTACTGAGTCGACTATAATTCCTGATGGTATTTGAACTACAACGTAACCAACGAAAAACAGAGAAAATATTACTCCATCCTCCACCTGTGTGGGCTTCAAGGTAGAGAAGCTTGATACGATGCTCCAAACTAGCCTAGAGAAATAGGACATAAAGAACGAAGCTGAACAGATAAAGAGTAAAGGTCCCTTCTTCACTATAAAAATGAAATAATATTATTTATTAACGCTTTCGCATTTCTCAAGATCAAGAACTACCCTGGCAATGCTGCACATTACACAAAATGGTCCCTCGTCAATTCGGTTGACGTATTTCATGGATGTAAGTTCCAACATTTCGTTCATTTCCTCGTTGGATTTAAGAATAGCTATTTCCTTCTCAAACTTCTTCTTGTTCTTCTCATATGTTACAACAGATATCCCTGCAATCGAGGATGCTCTCTTCAATGAAAGACCTTTTTCCATCAGCTTATCAACCAATGCATTTCTGAGCGGAGGAACCACCTTGTAAAATGATTCCTCACATTTTAACGTAAATTTCCTCAAGGATCCCTAATCAAAGTATATGAAACATTTCATTATTATCTTTGTTATTCATTTCACTAAATGAATACCTTAACTCTGTTAATTAACAGAGTTTATTTAACAGTGTTAAGTTTTTATGAAATACATTTGTGTACATTAGTATAACTTAGTATATATGCTTTATTTAAGCTTAGAACTTTAATAAAGTATTAGTGAAAGCAAATGGCTGAAAAGATAAAGTTTCCAGACGGGAGAGAAGTCGACATACATGAATTTATAGCATTCATGTACGGACTTTCTAAAAGTGACGTAGAGTTACTTCATATGTTAATGACGGAAGGTAAAATGACTACTGACGATATAGCGTCTAAACTTAACGTAACGAAGGCTTCCATAAGCAAATCCCTAAATAGTCTCATCGACAAGGGGCTGGTAGAAAGGGAAAAGGTACAAAGTGAGGACAAGAGAAAAGGAAGACCAAACTTCATGTATTGGGTTGACAGGGAAAAATTATACAGCAGGCTTGATACTGATCTGGAGAAACTATTGACCACGCTAAAGGGCTCTATACAGAAGACAATGACGGTAGCTATTTAAAGGTACAAGCTAAGCTTTTGTAATGTCCAAGCGTTCAAGGCAAATATTTTCAATTCCTTCTTTTGGTCAATGTTCAAATTGTGGCGTGGAAGTTGATTATGCAGAAGTTATTTTAATGATAAATGGCAGGTTGAACATTTTCTGTTCTAGGAAGTGCTTTAGGGAATGGCTAAGGAAGACTAGAGCCCATTATGGCTGATTCCTATGCCATTCATCTGCCATCCTCGCTACCTCGACAGAAGCTAAAACGTCAAGGACCTTCCTCATGTATACTTTAACGAAATAATAAACATGAAAAGGTCTGAAAACCTCGTTCTCTTTTCCCTGCAACAAAAGGTTGATGTAATCATCAGGGTAATAATGAATTATTCTATACCTTTTGCAGTTCTCCTCATAAAACTCAGGAACCTTATTCTTGGATACTATAAGCAAAGAATCGTCCAATATTCCAGCTAACATGACGTCGAACTTGTAACCCTCTATTGCGTTAAGTACTACTTGTTTCTCTGACAAGGCGAGACGCCTCCTTTTGGAACTCTGGTATCGCTTGATTTACATCCTTGAATCTCTCCTTTACACCTTCAGGTTTTTCCACCTTGATCTTCACTATCCATGCTGAGTAAGGATCTTCGTTTATTTTCGATGGATTTGAAATTACCTCCTGGTTCACTTGGATCACTTCACCTTCAATTGGAAGTCTGAACTTTCCAATCCACTTAGCGCTCTCCAAAGTGAATAAGTTTGACCTAGAATTTACCTTTTCTCCTACGTCCTTAGATGTTACTTGAAAGATCTTTCCAGCAACGTATTGTCCCATGTCTGTAATTCCAACAGTTATTATGTTTTCCTCTATTTTTATCCATATGTGTTTTTCTGTATCATATAAAAGTTCGTCAGGGAAATAGAAATTACCCGCTTTCACAGAAGACTTTGCCTCTCAAAGTTTATAAATTTTAATTTTTAAAATTAAGTAACCTTGAAATTAGCTGTCTGGTTAGACGGAGTCATATTTAAGGCAAATCTGACCGAAAGATTGTACAAGATATACAAAGAAGGCTCATTCGAGTTGCCCACCTTAGGTAACGCTGAGACATATGGGGACTATTTGGTTCTGAAGGAGTACGAAAAGGACATGGCAATTCTCTCCCCCTTCTCAAAGGAAGAAACGGAGAGACTTTTAAAAAAGGTTCAACTTAAGCCAAGCATCTTAGTGTATAACAAGGGCAAGACGAAGCCTTCGCTAATACCTTACAAGGAGCTATTTGAGGTCAGCGAATGGGATCCGCTGGAAGTGATAACCATAGGAGCTTCCCCGTTGGATCTGCTTTCTTGTAGGTTCTATGATTCCAGGGTGAGGATAATCTGTGTCAATAGAAGAGAGGAATGCGACAAGTATTCTCCCACTTTCATGATAAATGATCTGAACGAGCTGGGAAGAGCCCTAAGAACTCTGAAGGTTACATGAAGTCATTCCTTTTTTATTAATTTTTATTAATCTGGTCAATTTTTAATCTAGAGATAGACAAGTTTTATTCCATGTATTGCGTTGGATCTGTAATATTAGCACTCTTAAATGCTATTTTCCTATGTTCGCATTGGGAACATTTACCGCAATGCTTCTCATGTCCTAACATGCACGAGTAAGTTATTGAAGGATCTAAGCCGTTCTTTACGCCCATCTTGAGAACTATTGCCTTGCTCAAATTAACGAAAGGAGTAGATAGCTTTACCCCTACGGTTTCACCTAATATCTTAAGATCCCTGAGTATGGTCGCCTTGTTCGGTTCATATTCACAGTCCTCGTTTATAGTAGCTAAAACCACTTCGTCATATCCCTTCTCTGCGGCGTAAGTTAACGCTGTAGATACAAGGATGACGTTCCTATGTTTGATTGGTTCATGAGGTCTCATCCACTCTCCTTGGGCGAAGACGTCTCCGAGTCCTTTCACGTCAACCTCAATTAGCTTCATTTCAAGGTCCTTCACCACCTTCATGACTGCCTTCTTCTGTTGCTTAAACGACCTTTGACCGTAGTTGAAGAATATGGCGTCTACGTCATCCATCTTAGATAATATGTATGCCGCTGAAGACGAATCCATTCCTCCTGAAAGCAGCAAGAGACTTTTCATCTTTTCATCATTTTAATACCGACTCTCAAATCTATATATATGGCATCAGTAGAGAACGAGGCAAAGAAAATAGCCTCAACTTACGCCAGATGGCTCAGGAACCCGGAAGACGCTCTCTTCGGCAAAGGTGGTGAGGGATGCGTTTCAGCCATGTATAAGAGGATTAAAGAAGCACATACTAAGGATGAAATAAGGGAGATTCTCAACTTAAGTCAATACCAAATGGAGAGAAATACCATGAACGACCTTACACGTTTCATCAATGACTTGAACAACAAAATAAACCCTATGTCAGATGAAGAAGCTGTAAAGTTCGTCATAGAGGTCTTTCGCTACTTCCAAATAGCCCTGGCTACCAAACTCCACGATATGAATAGGGGCTTGTGGATGTAATATCGGGAATTACCTTTTTTTCTTTAATAAGGTAAGATTTATATATTTGTTATTAGCTTTTATATCATATGGAAATAGAGAATGTTAAAATACGTTTACCTTCAGGAAAGGAAGCTAGTTTAATAGACGCTTTAGGTTTCTGTTATGACATTTCAGACACCGACTTTCAGGTTTTGAGAGTTCTCATGAAGGGCACTGGAAAGACAGAGGATGAGCTGTCGTCTATGTTGCACCTGAGTAAAGCCTCCATAAATAGATCCGTGAACAAGTTGGCATCCCTAGGTTTCATAGAGAGGGAGAAGGATCCTAACAGCAAGGGGGGAAGACCTAGGTTTATATATACTTCAATTTCTTATGAGAAACTAACCGAGAAGATAGCTAGAGACTTTAAGTACTGTGCGGATATCTTCTCTGGCTCCTTCGGTAACGAATTCGCCCACTAATATTTAGATTATATTTCAATTAAATTGAAAATATTTCTTCTTTTAACTAAAATTTTTTCTCATTTACATTTGTAAATAAACTTCTCCGGCTCCTTTCTGAACACGAGCAGGCACATCTCAGTGTCGAAGTAGTATATCATTTCCTCAACTATTTCCTTGTAAGGTGTACATTCAGCTTCAAACAATCTATTACAAACTGGACAGACTACCTTCATCCAAAGACGTGAAGAATCATTACATAAAAATTTTTTCTAAGTGTTGCTTTCTTTACTTACACTAAACACATTTTTAGCTTTGACTTACATCTAATAACCCATGGAAGAAATGGATCTTACGAGCTTGGAGTGTCCAGGTCCATTCATGAAGGTAGCCACCAAGTTAATGACGGAGAAAAATTTGGAAATAAGGGTTCTATTCAAGGATTCCAGATGTAGGAGCATGATTTTAGATGCTGCGAAGTTGGTAAAGTGCGAGATATTGGAGGATAAGAGCGAGAATGGAGTTTTCATAATCTCACTGAGGAAGAACGGGACGGAGCCCGCTAATGAGAAAGATCTAAAAAACTTAGGCGGATGTTGAAAACGAGTTCTTTATAGTATCTGCACATCTATCCAGTTTTTCCCTTATTTTGATGAATAGGTCTTCAGTAATTACGTAAAGGTATTTTGGTCTTCCTATCCTTTTGCTTTCATCGTTTGCCTTTTGTCTCTCTATTAGATCCAGATCTAAAAGCTTCTTTAGGGAATTCTCCACGGTGGTCTTGCTAAGGTTCATTGTAGAGGCCATTTCTTCTGACGACATTGGTCTTCCTAACTTTGCTAATAGGACTAAGGAATCGAAATCAGTATCCCCTATCTTAAGACAACACTTTATCGATTCCTTAGCGTTATCTAAAATTTCTAGTTGTGAACTCATGGTATAACTTTGAATTTTATAGTATTAAAACTTTAATCGTTATAAACTTTGAGAACTTTAGTTTCCTTCAATATACTTAGTGTATTCTTTATACATACACTTATCCTGCACGAATATTAGTCCGTTCTCTTCTGCCTGCCTCTTAGCGTTCTCGTTAACTATTCCTTCTTGTAACCAGACTACTTTTACGTCTCCCTTCTCCTTAGCTCTCCTTACAGCCTGCTCCACTATTGATTCAACCTCCTTAGAAGGTCTGAAAACCTCAACTACGTCTACCCTGTCTGGAATTTCCTCGAGATTGTTGTAGCACTTCATTCCATTAATTTCCTTCACCGTTGGGTTGACTGGAATAACGTGATATCCGTGTTCCTTAAGGAACATGGGAACCTTATGGGAAGGCTTGGTAGGATCCTTTGAGAAACCTACCACCGCTACGTTCTTGAAATTTGTCAAGATTTCCTTTGTCTCCATATTTAATTTGTATGTTTTTTGTCCATTTAAAAATTCACTGAATGAAATGAAGGCTCTAATTGCTTTTCACGTATATTTTATTAAGAAATATTTTTATGTTAATTTAACCTCTTATAACCGATGGATCAATTCAGGTTCATTTTAGAGAGAAACGACCAGTCTCATATACTGGCTGGAGAAGAAGCTCTTCTTGATTCAGTATCTCACGGAGCTAAGCCCGTGTTAAGGTTTGTCATATTTGATCCTGCTGCAGTGCTTGTAGGGTACCATCAATCCGTGGAACAAGAGGTTAACTTAGACGAGATCAAGAAGCGTGGATGGTCCGTTGGAAGGAGACCTACAGGAGGGGGTACAATAGTTATGGGGCCTTGGCAAATGGGATGGGAAATATATTCACACTCCTCCCTCCTAGGTGACACTCCAGAGAACGCGCTCAGGAGGAGCGCAGATGCCGTAATAGAGACGTTAGATAGGATGGGTATAAAAGCTTCCTTTAGACCCAAGAACGACGTAGAGGTAAACGGTAGGAAGATATCGGGAATTGGAGCTTTCTCCGAGGGAAAATACATAGGTGTTACTGGGACCATTCTTGTTGACTTTAACGTAGATGACATGCTTGCAGTAATGAAAATGTCATCGGAAAAGATGAAGGACAAACTCTACAAGGACTTCAGAGATAGGCTAACTTGGGTGAACAGGGAACTTGGTCGCAACGTGGAAATAGGAGAGGTCATATCCCAAGCTAGATCCTCCTTTGCCGATGTCCTAGGAATTAAGTTTGTTGATGAAGGATACACCTCTCAGGAAGTTGAAGAGATAGAAAAGCTTAACATGAAGTACTCCTCGTCTGACTGGGTTTTCAACATAAGGAAGACTATGGAAGGAGAGGGAGTTAAGTACCTCGAAAGGAAGCTTCCAGGAGGTTTAGTGAAGATTCAAGTTAAGATGGCCGGAAAGGGAATGATAGAGTCAGTCTTAATTACAGGTGACTTCTTCGTTGAGCCCAGGAGAGCAATATACGATCTTGAGGCTAGACTGAAGTGGAGCAGAGCGGAGACGATAGACGACGAAATCAGGGATTGGGGAAGTTCAGTCAAGATGATAGGAATGACACCACAAGATTTATTCAATCTAATAAAGGAGGTGATAAACTCATGAGACCTCTGTTTCTTTACTCTCCAATGCTTAAGAGATACGAAAACGACTACATGAATTCATCTAAGGGCTGGAAGCCTATCTCAGTAACTGGTACCTCTTGCGCGTTCAACTGCAAGCATTGCGGTAAAAGAGTTCTTGAAGGAATGAAGGATGGCTCTACCGTAAACTCTTTTGAGAAAGAGTTCGTGGACGCAATAATGAGGGGAGATGAGGGGGTAATCCTCTCAGGCGGTTCTACAGCTAGAGGAGATGTGCCAATTTGGAAGTATTCTGACATCACCAAGAAGTACGCACAGAAAATGACGATTATAGCCCACACTGGCGTTGTAAAGTCCCCAGAG
It includes:
- a CDS encoding glycine cleavage system protein H: MKAGNFYFPDELLYDTEKHIWIKIEENIITVGITDMGQYVAGKIFQVTSKDVGEKVNSRSNLFTLESAKWIGKFRLPIEGEVIQVNQEVISNPSKINEDPYSAWIVKIKVEKPEGVKERFKDVNQAIPEFQKEASRLVRETSST
- a CDS encoding lipoate--protein ligase family protein; the protein is MDQFRFILERNDQSHILAGEEALLDSVSHGAKPVLRFVIFDPAAVLVGYHQSVEQEVNLDEIKKRGWSVGRRPTGGGTIVMGPWQMGWEIYSHSSLLGDTPENALRRSADAVIETLDRMGIKASFRPKNDVEVNGRKISGIGAFSEGKYIGVTGTILVDFNVDDMLAVMKMSSEKMKDKLYKDFRDRLTWVNRELGRNVEIGEVISQARSSFADVLGIKFVDEGYTSQEVEEIEKLNMKYSSSDWVFNIRKTMEGEGVKYLERKLPGGLVKIQVKMAGKGMIESVLITGDFFVEPRRAIYDLEARLKWSRAETIDDEIRDWGSSVKMIGMTPQDLFNLIKEVINS
- a CDS encoding MarR family transcriptional regulator, whose protein sequence is MSSQLEILDNAKESIKCCLKIGDTDFDSLVLLAKLGRPMSSEEMASTMNLSKTTVENSLKKLLDLDLIERQKANDESKRIGRPKYLYVITEDLFIKIREKLDRCADTIKNSFSTSA
- a CDS encoding MFS transporter, which gives rise to MKKGPLLFICSASFFMSYFSRLVWSIVSSFSTLKPTQVEDGVIFSLFFVGYVVVQIPSGIIVDSVGPRKVMVGSLLGLSIASLGSAISPSIFWEYVSSLVMGLSAGWIYPTTIKVISGNYKGRDLHNAIGLYSLAWPLSIVTSGFLIPPLATINWELPYIVLFFMTLALSIVSWKVIREERKPISRRSISFAKDIRVIAISAGGFMFFFSYWSLTLFLYKFLLIVHYNPIIAGVIYSFTAIAGIPSTIISGRILDIIGTRRSLLTFVGMYGIFILLIDFTYKFLIPLSLLFLAMGFVRFIITPSHSSALAFIGGKNSGGVSGFANFFWQFSGIVSSIVSPLIVENLSYQLLWAFMGTITLLSLFFYYMVRVNDFNVS
- a CDS encoding sulfurtransferase TusA family protein, with the protein product MEEMDLTSLECPGPFMKVATKLMTEKNLEIRVLFKDSRCRSMILDAAKLVKCEILEDKSENGVFIISLRKNGTEPANEKDLKNLGGC
- a CDS encoding helix-turn-helix domain-containing protein, encoding MAEKIKFPDGREVDIHEFIAFMYGLSKSDVELLHMLMTEGKMTTDDIASKLNVTKASISKSLNSLIDKGLVEREKVQSEDKRKGRPNFMYWVDREKLYSRLDTDLEKLLTTLKGSIQKTMTVAI
- the lrs14 gene encoding HTH-type transcriptional regulator Lrs14; its protein translation is MEIENVKIRLPSGKEASLIDALGFCYDISDTDFQVLRVLMKGTGKTEDELSSMLHLSKASINRSVNKLASLGFIEREKDPNSKGGRPRFIYTSISYEKLTEKIARDFKYCADIFSGSFGNEFAH
- a CDS encoding transcriptional regulator; translated protein: MSKRSRQIFSIPSFGQCSNCGVEVDYAEVILMINGRLNIFCSRKCFREWLRKTRAHYG
- a CDS encoding 7-cyano-7-deazaguanine synthase, which gives rise to MKSLLLLSGGMDSSSAAYILSKMDDVDAIFFNYGQRSFKQQKKAVMKVVKDLEMKLIEVDVKGLGDVFAQGEWMRPHEPIKHRNVILVSTALTYAAEKGYDEVVLATINEDCEYEPNKATILRDLKILGETVGVKLSTPFVNLSKAIVLKMGVKNGLDPSITYSCMLGHEKHCGKCSQCEHRKIAFKSANITDPTQYME
- a CDS encoding CoA-binding protein: METKEILTNFKNVAVVGFSKDPTKPSHKVPMFLKEHGYHVIPVNPTVKEINGMKCYNNLEEIPDRVDVVEVFRPSKEVESIVEQAVRRAKEKGDVKVVWLQEGIVNENAKRQAEENGLIFVQDKCMYKEYTKYIEGN
- a CDS encoding HAD family hydrolase, whose protein sequence is MKLAVWLDGVIFKANLTERLYKIYKEGSFELPTLGNAETYGDYLVLKEYEKDMAILSPFSKEETERLLKKVQLKPSILVYNKGKTKPSLIPYKELFEVSEWDPLEVITIGASPLDLLSCRFYDSRVRIICVNRREECDKYSPTFMINDLNELGRALRTLKVT